One genomic segment of Natranaerovirga pectinivora includes these proteins:
- the panD gene encoding aspartate 1-decarboxylase, translating into MLIEMMTGKIHRATVTDANLNYVGSITIDENLLKATGILPNQKVQVVNNNNGARFETYVISGQAGSGTICLNGAASRLAQPGDIVIIIAYGLMDSKEAVDHKPKVILVDGENRIEKIIEGEDAPETMYDGIKE; encoded by the coding sequence ATGCTAATAGAGATGATGACAGGAAAAATACATAGAGCCACTGTTACAGATGCCAATTTGAATTATGTTGGAAGTATTACCATAGATGAAAATTTATTAAAGGCTACAGGTATTTTACCAAATCAAAAAGTTCAAGTTGTGAATAATAATAATGGTGCGCGCTTCGAGACCTACGTTATTTCTGGACAAGCTGGCAGTGGAACCATATGTCTTAATGGTGCAGCGTCTAGGTTGGCTCAACCTGGTGATATCGTAATTATTATTGCCTATGGCTTAATGGATTCAAAAGAAGCTGTGGATCATAAGCCAAAGGTGATTCTAGTAGATGGAGAGAATAGAATAGAAAAGATTATTGAAGGTGAAGATGCACCTGAAACAATGTATGATGGCATTAAAGAATAA